The genomic segment TCAGCCCTTAACACTGTATCACTCTGCTTTGGCAAAAGCACCTTTTAATACACAATACCTTTTATATcctaataaaaaaggaagaaagattgcTTCCCCACCCCATTGCTGTTCTAGGGTTAACTTATTAATCTTATTGTTATGTGAGCACTTTATTATACACCTCATCCAAAacttatatctaaaatatttgtacCGAAATCTTAATTTCAGTATTAAGTCAACAAGCTAGATGAAAAATTTTATAAGTCGGGATTTaagatgtttatttaaaaaacaatatatgttAGAGGAGATGGGGTTAAAAACAAAGCACATTCAGTTGGAATACATGTTTTTACAGTGAGTAATGGAATCGTGGATAAAGTTCTTCAAACAACTATGTGCTTCTGTTTACTAAATAACATGGGTCTGAGGGAAGAAACCGTTCTCTTATATCCATTTACAAGCTCTACATCAAAGGTATGAGTGATATTTGGTGAGTGCTCAAGAGATCAGTAGCTCATAAGGCAGAATCCTAAGAGATGTGACTTTGCCTTTTTGGCTCACATTCATCTTTCCAGCCTTGGATCCCTTCTGCTTTCCTAGAATAACATCAGGTATTTGTTAGAGGAGGCGTTGAATTTCTTTCCATCCTCACTAATACCCCCATAGTGCACTGTGCAGATCCAACTATACTTTGGGTTAGAGCACTCCCATTTTCCGGTGGCAACAAATAGACTATTTATACTGGAGAGTGGAACAGTTTTTTGCATCtttatcccatttttaaaaaacagcaaaagttATTTCCAGGTTAACATAATGATAGGGTAATAATGGTTGAATTTTTTCTTGACAGTTTACATTGTCTTCCTTATAACTCAAGCTTTTCTCAAagcttgctttgtttctttcatttaatgGTTTTGGTTGTTCTCtcctgattttcttattttttgtaatgCTATTTAATAATTCTAGATTTTGCtggtttttttaactttttaatttttttttaatttttttgagacggagtctcgctctgttgcttagtatggagtgcagtggcacaatctctgctcacttcaacctccgcctcctgggttcaagcatacctcctgcctcatcctcccaagtagttagaattacaggtgtgtgccaccatgcctaatttttgtatttttttaagataattctttctttttttttttttattattgtacttaaagttctagggtacatgtgtcaacatgcaggtttgttacctaggtatacatgtgccacgttggtttgctgcacccatcaactggtcatttacattaagtatttctcctaatgctatccctcccccagtcccccaccccacgacaagccccagtgtgtgatgtttcccgccctgtgtccatgtgttctcattgttcaactcccacctgtgagtgagaatatgcagtgtttggttttccgtccttgtgtaatttttgtatttttagtagagacgggttttgccatgttggccaactagtcttgaactcctgacctcaagtgatttgcccacctcagcttcctaaagggctgggattataggcgtgagccactgtggctggccttgctattttttttttttttaactgactttTTCCCTTTAAGTTTTACCCTGGCTCTTATTGAGGTCCTTGGTGTCTcttttttactttcatattttcaacttacatattcttatttctttagCTATTCTCAGGCTGATTCCCAtaagtgaatatttttttttttttgaaatggagttttactcttgttacccaggctggaatgcaatggcatgatctctgctcactgcaacctccgcctccctgattcaagcgattcttctgcctcagcctctcaagtggctgggattttatgcatgagccaccacgcctggctaatttttttatttttagtagagatggggtttctccatattggtcaggctggtcttgaactcctgacctcaggtgatctgcccatctcagcctcctgaagtgctgggattacatgtgtgagccactgcacccagctcttttttttttttgacaaggaatttcactctgtcaccgaggctggagtgcagtggcttgatctcagcgcactgcaacctccgcctcctaggtataagcgattctcctgcctcagcctctggagtagctgggattacagacacctgccactatgcctggctaattgttctatttttagtagagacagggtttcaccatgttggccagactggtttcgaactcctgacctcaggtgatccacccacctcggcttcctaaagtgctgggattacaggcatgagccactgtgcctggccccataaattaatatttaaatatgaatatacaGCTTTCACTCCACCAATATgactgtatacatatatgtatagttCCAGTCTACATTTCAAGTACAGTAATTCTACTTTAAAATCCTTATGTCATTACCAAAGTCTTTCCTATCTAGATCCAAATCCAACATCTTCTGCCCCAAACCAGCTTCCCTTCTTAACATTCCCATTCTCTGTATCCTTATCTCAAAATTTTTCATCCTCAAACTGGCACCGAggctttttttcaatttttagaatgCTCTTTGGATTTGCTTATCTAGGCAAGTCACTGCTAAAGCCTAAGAAATGATATCAAGGGCCGggagcagtagctcatgcctgtaatcccagcactttgggaggctgaggtgggcagatcacctgaggtcaggagttcgagaccagcctggccaacattgtgaaaccccatctctaaaaaatacaaaaaggcagcggggcgtggtggtgcatgcctgtagtcccagctactcaggagactgaggcaggagaatcgcttgaacccaggaggcggaggttgcagtgacccaagattgtgccactgcactccagcctgggcgacagagtgagactccgtctcaaaaaaaaaaaaatatcaagatGCTTGTAGCAAATGATTGTGAGGAGAATGGTGTTAGCCACAGGCAAACCTCACATCTGCTGATGACCACATACCTATCCATGGTGGTCCTGGagaataatttctacttttttcaccttcaaataaaaccttttttcGCTTTTAGGGTCAGGGTCTTTGTCATCCAGattgatcataggtcactgcagtcttaagctcctggactcaaattatcctcctacctcagccttctgagtaactagGGCTACAGATACACAcaaccacaccaggctaatttttttaagtattttttttttagagatgaagatctcatgttgcctaggctagtttcgaactcttggtctcaagcaatcctcttccttctgtctcccagagtgctgggtttgCAGAGTAAGCCTGGCCAAAATTTCGTGTAATTGTCATCTTGTTGGTAGATTCTCAAGATGGAATTCTGTTGGCAGAGGAGTATATAGAATATGCTTCTATTCCCTGCTATACATACAGGGGAATAATTAAAAGATGGGATGGCATGGACTATCAGCAGGCAATATCCAGCACAGACTCTCAATTCCTAATCAGAACAGATATAAACTCTTTAGTTCAGATCATATGGCTTTGCATATTTGACACTTTACCTGACCAGCCATATCTTTTACTGTACATCAATACAagtcacagagacacacacacacatattgttaacatttttgccCCGTGATTTGTGCTCTGCCTTACATTTGAattgtcctttctctttttttttaaacacacacaccctCGGCTCATGGTTTGTGCCTTAATTTTGCCATTAATTCTACCTCCCTGATTTTTCTTCCATCAGAACTACTACCGTGTTTAAAAGTTAATACCATAAAAATTAGTGTCTGTCTCCCACTAGAAAGCTTCTTGAAAGCAAGGACCTTATCTTATTTATCAATCTATTTTGACCATATAGAAAAGAATCTGACACATAGTACTTAATATTTACTGGATGAATGAatatcagttttttttgtttttgtttttgtttttgatagggagtcttgctctgtcgcccaggctggagtgcagtggcacaatctcggctcactgcaagctccacgcccccccgggttctcgccattctcctgcctcagcctcctgagtagctgggactacaggtgcccgccaccgcacctggctaattttttgtattttttagtagagacggggtttcatgttgttagccaggatggtctcgatctcctgacctcgtgatccgcccgccttggcctcccaaagtgctgggattacaggcttgagccaccgcgcccggccgagtatCAGTTATTAGTAAGGAATTGATCATATGGTGTATCTATAAAATGTAATCCATTCAGCCCACCTAAAGTATTGAAATAAAGCTATATATGCTCTGATACAGAAAgatgtctctgattttttttttttttttttttttttttttttttgagatagagtctcactctattgtccaggctggagtgcagtggtgcaatctcagctcaccgcaacctccgcctcctgggttcaagagattctccagccttagcctcccaagtagctgagattacaggcatgcaccaccacacctggctaatttttgtatttttagtagtgatggggtttcaccatgttggccaggctggtctcgaactcccagcctcatgtgatacacctgcctctgcctcccaaagtgctgggattacaggtatgagccgccacTCCCGGCCAATAATTTTAAGtgattatatatctatatatgtttcTGTATACTTAGATGACAGTAGGGAAAATACGTACTAATAACGTTAAGTACCTAGAATGTTGTATGGAAGGTGAATATGTTCTGTATTTTTGTGTTTGAATGTTTTAAACAAGTGTAGTAGTCCTCCCTAGCCACAGTTTTGCTTCCCATGGTTTTGCATGCTGTTTTTAGTTACCCATGGTACAGTATAATAAGATTTTGAGAGAAAGGGACCACATTTACATAAATCTTATTACAGTAATTGTTATAATTGTCCAGTTTTATTACTAGTTACTatttcttactgtgcctaatttataaattaaactttatcacaggtaTGTGTGTATAGGAAAAAGTACAGTATATATAGTTCTCAGTTTAGGCTTTCCACAGTTCCAAGCATCCATTGAGGGTCTTGAAACGTTCCCCACAGACAATGTGGgattactctgtgtgtgtgtgtgtgtgtgtgtgtgtgtgtgtgtgtgtgtgtgtgtatgcatatatatacacataaaatttatatatacactatatatattttatatatatatgtagtatatatttttttaatgaaaatagagTTTAAGAAGCCGGGGCAGGCGCGGTGATATGCCTGtaagcattttgggaagccaaggcaggtggatcattaggtcaggagtttgagaccatcctggccaacgtggtgaaactccgtctctactaaaaatacaaaaaagccaggcgtagtggcagacgcctgtagtaccagccacttgggaggctggggtaggagaattgcttgaacccaggaagcagaggttgcagtaagctgagaccagccactgcattccagcctaggtgacagtgagactttgtctcaaaaagaagcaACTCATATAAATACCTTGTTTGTGTATTATTTGGGGTCTCCCTAAGTAGAATGGTATTGGGTAAATATTCAAGaaacttttctcttaaaaaattttcttttttcattatagagacatatgttctcacttttttaaaaagcatacaaaaCATAATATAGAGAATTACATGGAGcacaatattaaaattttctcttcaaCCTTCCTCTTCCTGCCTTGCCACCCAGTCACATTCATAGGAAGCCAGTTAAATTGTTAAACCacttagatttatttatttatttatttatttattttgagtctctctgtgtcaccaggctggagtgcagtggtgcgatctcgggtcactgcaacccccatctccctggttcaagtgattctcctgcctcagcctcccaagtagctgagattagaggcgcctgccaccacacccagttagtttttgtatttttagtagagttggggtttcaccacgttggccaggatggcctcgatctcttaacctcgtgatctgcccgccttggcatcccaaagtgttgggattataggtgtgagccactgcacccggcccatataGGTATTTTTTATGTGTATGCACAAATAAAACCTTTTCTCAGATTtgccctttaaaataaaaactcaacatTATGTATCTGGGCATTTGTTCATCTCTGAACATACATGTTTAtgacattctttttaatggctatgTGGTAATTCATTGTAGTGGTGTGTACTATAATTTCTTTAACCAgagatttttctaattaaattttcttttttcttacagaGGAATATCTCCATCCCAatttaatattaacaaaatagtACATTTCATTTTATGATCCAAACTTTGGCATATTACTGTTCCTCTATGGCATATtactatttctctattttattgtgtatttcccTCTAATGGTTTTGGCcttgtttttatgtatttcaggTCTGCGGATCAATGGAGAGCTAATCACTGCCTACCCACAAGTGGTGGTAGTCAGAGTACCAACCCCTTGGGTGCAGAGTGATAGTGACATCACTGTTTTGCGCCATCTAGAGAAGATGGGATGCCGGTTAATGAACCGACCTCAAGCCATCCTGAACTGCGTTAATAAGTTCTGGACATTTCAAGAGTTAGCTGGCCATGGTGTTCCTCTGCCAGATACTTTCTCTTATGGTGAGCCTACTAAAGAGCATGCATAGCCTAAATATTAACCACGGATAGTTTAATAGGATAAATTTACAGACATGAAAGAACATCTTATAGAAGTGACTTTCAGTTTTAACACACTGGACAGGCTAATTACAAATCATATCTTAAGATTTGTTTCATATTATGGGGGAAAATAGGGTTAACAAACTTTCAAGATTAAAAGTATTTTAGGTTTTACAAGCCATGAGTTCTCTGGTAACCCTCAGTAATGCTGTTGTAACATGAAAGCTGCTATAGACAATGCTTAAACAAATGAGTAGTTTTGTTCCAAtgaaactttattataaaaacagcCAATAGGTCAAATTTGACCCGTAGGCCttagtttgccaacctctgtgGTAAAAGATAATAGAATTTTATGACATTAATTTTTCGTTTTCTTCATTACCATTTTGATAAcgcaaatattttaatgtttttaaagaaagtaacaCTTTAGTAGGTATGCTTTAAAACAGTGCTTTCAAACTTCTGGTAaaaggggttttttgttttttttttaaagatcaatcTGTGGTAGATTAATACTcgtgtaaaatataataaaacaatcaCAGCAGTGCCAGATTGCTATAAAAGCTTCTGCTGCCTACCCTTTTGTATTTATCTGACCGCATAACAGTAGTGAACAAGTCCTATACAGGCACAGGTTGCAGGACCACATTCTGAGTAACACTGCTCTAAACAACATTTTGCTAATGTATTTCCTGCCTTTAATTCTCTTGTTTGGAAAAGACCAAACTTAAATTAGTGCAGAGTTTTCCATAAAGGTGTTTCTTCAAATATCCAGAAGAATGCTTGGAGATTTAATGAGGCTTTACAAAGGAACCCTTGTCCTCTccttattgttaatattttaaagaaaggaacTCTTCCTCCCCAACCCTCACCAAGCCTGTATGGCATGCGTGGACACGGTTTCCGTTTTTAGCAATTGCATAGGAGGAGACAGAATTAATGTAAGTTGAGAATTCTGTGTTTTTAATGCTTTGGGGATCTTAATAGTTTATAACATGATTGTACAATGTTGATTTTATGAGaatggaaagaagggaaaaaaggctAACCAAATTAACAAGTATTACCTTTGTTCTATTGATGAAGGATTAAAATTTGGTGACCAAGTCATCATAATTTTGCAAAGCTACAAATTACTCATATTTCACTTGTTTAATGAACTTTATCCTGTCTCAACTTTTCTCTCTCATCGTGCTGATTTTTGTAGCTACAGTCTATTTTTGCTCTAATTTTGTTATTGTGTCATTTGTTTTTGGTCAATAAAAAGAGTGAGAAAGGAGACTTAACCCAGGATGCTGAGTTACCCCAGTGTAGAAAGAACTCTGATTAATAATGGAGACCAAAAaaattggggtgtgtgtgtttgttggtaATAAAGAGGAGTGTGTCAGTGTGTGCAGCATCTCTTCAACCTTGGATAGATCTTAACCAACTAATTCTTCAGTTTCTTAATCCAAGCAGGGAATTGAATATATTAAAGTAAATCTTGGGGCTTCTATTATTTGTGTGGGAGAATAATAAGGATAAAAACATGAGAAATGGCATAGAATTAGGAAACTCTGTTTAGCTGAAAGATACTTAAGTTAGACATCAGAATATGTATAGGTTAAGGGAGCTATTTGTTTTACAAGGTATTGTTTTAAACTGATATTCAgttatattttcaacttatacatactttctccaagaaaaaaaagaaagccatcaGGCTCTTACCTTCAACTTCCTTGTGCTGTTGGTTGTCTTTAGTGTAGATAAAATTGATCACAAAACACTTCTGCTGCTGtttgtcttaaatttttttattgctcAAACCAGGTGGCCATGAAAATTTTGCTAAAATGATTGATGAAGCAGAAGTACTGGAGTTCCCAATGGTAGTAAAGAATACGCGGGGTCATAGAGGTGTGTATGAGTTGTTGGTAAGGTATATAGTTTTGAAACTATTCTTGCTTATTAATATGAGTGACTTTGAAGAATAATTAGAGGGAAATTGTTAGGTGCATGATACCTCAGACTTACAGAAGGCTACTATGAGTTGTTCAGTTTGGTTAAAAGCTATTTCTGTTTAGTGGTTACCTAGAGATTTTAACATACATACTTAGACTGAGTCTCAAGTTAGACCTGTCTGTATCTTCCTCAATAATATAAGGaccacccgtaatcccagcactttgggaggctaaggcaggtggatcacctgaggtcaggagttcaagaccagctgtcCAATGTGATGAAActtcgcctctactaaaaatacaaaaattagccagatgtggtggcatacgcctgtaatcccagctactcatgaggctgaggcaggaaagtggcttgaacccgggaggcagaggttgcagtgagccgagatcatgccactgaactccaacctgggcagtagagccagactctgtctaaaaaaaatgcaaagaaacaatATAAGACCTTAGATCACTAACTCCAGTCATCCCCCTCTAAAGATATAATAGTTTGAAGACTTAAACGAATAAGGTAAAACTATTAACACTTTATAAGATGTTATATGAAAATATCTTAATGATTTTGGATTaaggtagacttttttttttttttttttttttaaatgagatggagttttgctcttgttgcccagtctggagtgcagtggtgtgatctcagctcactgcaacctctgtctcccaggttcaagcaattctcctgcctcagcctcccaagtagctggcattacaggcatctgccaccacgcccagctactttgttttttgtatttttagtagagacagggtttcatcatgttggccagactggtcttgaactcctgacctctggtgatccacctgcctcggcctccccaagtgttggtattacaggcgtgagccgctgcgcccagcctaagATAGAATTTTAAGGCATAAAATGATACATCAATCTGAGTACAGTGACATATTTTGTGTTTTGGCAGGGATGGCTGGATCAGAGTTCAGCTGGAACTGTTGACTGGATTCTTTATATTTGGCTTCTCCAGTAGGGCAGCCAAGAGTCTCAGGCCTCCTTCGGTGAATGCTAAAGTGAACAAAGAAGCTGTATGACCGTTTATGGTCTACCTTCATAAGTCATAATAGAATTAATTCTGCTATATTCTCTTGTTTGGAGCAATCACAAGCCCTCCTAGATTCAGCCAGAAGTGACGTAGATTCAGtatccctcctttcccttccccaccaTGGGAGGAATTTAGAACCATATATCTAAAACAGCGACTTCCATTggcacaaaaatagacaaatagagcAGTGGAACAGgctagagaattcagaaataaattgaGGTAACATACTGCTATATTACTATATCCTAATATAGTATATTAGTATATTGTATAATAATATATCACACATATGTTTTAATTCAGAGATAAAAAGTTTTGCTAGTGAATGAGGTTGACATTATTGGCTAACCTGGAGAAGTACAAATCTAGACCGCTGCCTCacaacatatatcaaaataaattttagtttgtCATGAAACATGAGTTTGGGGAGTGGTAAAAGGAGATTATTTACcttgtctttatatatttttgtattatttcactGTTAAAACAGTTCTAAcaaggaaaacttaaaaaaaaaaagtgtaattgaTTCTGAAACAGCAGATTGTGATACAAGAAGATTCAGATAATAGGTATCATCTGCCCACAATTGATGActtaacatgtatttttattcttttcaatcgTAGGTAAAGCTGTTTTCTTGGCTCGAGATAAGCACCATTTGGCTGATCTAAGCCATCTTATTCGCCATGAAGCACCATACCTGTTCCAGAAGTATGTTAAAGAGTCTCATGGACGGGATGTACGTGTCATTGTCGTGGGAGGCCGTGTGGTTGGCACCATGTTACGTTGTTCAACAGATGGGAGAATGCAAAGCAACTGCTCATTaggtaaaaataatacaaatatcttTCTAGTATATAGAGTGACATTATAACTTGTCCAGTGAGTATTCATTTGTGTGTAACTATACACTTTCTTAATAAGTTGAAAAACGTGTTTCCTTTTACATGTAAATACGATTTTTACACATGCCATCAATGTAATTAAACTCGAGTTATTTTTCTAGTAATATAATTCTGTTTCACTGAATCATATTAAATCTGCCTTCACCCATTCTCAATTCGTAACCCAGTTTACACATGTATTGGATGTCTGATAGGAGTTAGAGATTCCCTCTTCGGTGATATACTTATTTTGTATATAATCAGAGTTCCTATaagatgtctttttttgtttgtttgtttgtttttttttttgagacggagtctcactctgcggcccaggctggagtgcagtggcgctatctcggctcactgcaagctccgcctcccgggttcacaccgttctcctgcctcagcctcccgagtagctgggactacaggcgcccacaaccgcgcccggctaatttttttttgtatttttagtagagacggggtttcaccgtggtctcaatctcctgaccttgtgatccgcccgcctcggcctcccaaagtgctgggattacaggcgtgagccaccgcgcccggccaactataAGATGTCTTAACCCATTTTACCCATTGGTCCAAACAAGATTgctgattttgattttcttaaatatgtattttctcagaTCTCTTATTGTTCAGGTACATCAGAGCTTAGGCTTTGGGTTTTTATCCTCCTCTTCTCTGTTTATATCACTTTCTTAGTAATCTTGTACAGCTCATGACTTTAAATACCGTTTGTATgttaattatttccaaatttctaTCTCCAATTTAGACTTTTTTCCCTGCTCCAACTCCAGGTTTATATAAGGAATTGCTTACTCAGTATCTCCAAAACTGAAATCCTTACAATGTGTTCTACCCGTAGTTATCTCCttatcattttattcttatgTATGTATGAGTGAGTGAATGATGGGGTCTtgcctgtcacccaagctggagtacagtggcaggatcacagctcactacagcttcaacctcccgggctgaagcagtcctcctgcctcagcctctcaagtagccgagaccacaggcacatgccaccatgcccggctaattattttattttttattttttgaaacaagagcctcactctgtcacccaggctggagtgcagtggtgcaatctcagctccctcactgcaacctccacctcacgagttcaagcgattctcctgcctcagcctcctgagtagctaggactacaggcacctgccaccatgcccagctaatttttttatttttagtagagacggagtttcaccatgttggccaggctggtctcaaacctctgacctcaggtgatctgcctgcctcggcctcccagagtgctggaattacaggcatgagccaccacaccccacaccgggctaattttttacattttttttgtagagatatggtctccctatgttgctcaggctgttttcaaactcctgggctcaagcaatcctcatgcatTGGCCTTCTAAACTTGTGGGATGATAGATGagagccaccacttccagcctgTCTGTCTTGCTTAATGACAGCTCTGTTTTTCTGATTTAGACCCAAATCCTTAGAGACATCCTGGTCCCTCTCTTCTCTTATACCTCATATTCAAATTGTCAGGAACCCTTTGAAATCTCTACTCTCAGAATGTTTCCAAATCTTACCAATTTTTACCATCTCTACTCCTAATACCATCTTCTCTTATTTGGATTACCTATAGTAGCCCCTTAAGGGGTCTTCTTGCTTCTATTCTTCCCTCCTAATCTCTTCCTAACACCACAGTGGTATGATGGATGCTTTTACATTGCAAGTCAAATCAACTCTCGCTCAAAATCCTCTAATAGGGCCAGGAACcatggctcacactggtaatcccaacactttgggaagctgaggcaggaagatcatccTGAGCTCAaggttcaaagccagcctgggtaatagaggggaagaccctgtctctacaaaatataaaaataaattatctggggccaggcttggtggcccaaacctgtaattccagcactttcataggccaaggtggatggatcacttgaggccaggagttcaagactagcctggctaatatggtgaaaccccatctctactaaaaatataaagttaaccaggtacagtggcacatgcctgtttagtcccagctactcgggaggcagaggcatgagaatctcttgaaccaggaggcagaggttgcagtgagtcaagattgccctactgtactccagcctgggcgacagagtgagactgtctcaaaaagaaaaaaaaaaaaaattagctggtcatggtggcatgcacctgtggtcccagctactcaggaagctaaggcagaaagattgcctgagcctgggaggtcgaggctgcagtgagccatgatcatacgatcataccactacactccagcctgtctcaaaaacaaaaacaaacaaaattcctcCAATAGCTCCCCAGTTGCATTCCCAGAAAAATCTTAAGTTCTTGCCCTGGCTACCAGGCCCTAGGTGATGTCATCCCTACTTATCTCTCTGAGATCTATAaccacatggatgaatctcagaaacataaTGTTCATCTAAAAAGGCAAGTCAAAGAAGAGAATAcatgtatttcatttatataaaatttaaatatatgcaaaactAAACAATGCAGTGTTGGAAATACAGACATTTAGTAAAACTAAAGGTGGAATATTGATAAGCATGAAATTCAATATGGTGGCTTATTCAGAGTACATGATAGAGTAAG from the Macaca thibetana thibetana isolate TM-01 chromosome 11, ASM2454274v1, whole genome shotgun sequence genome contains:
- the RIMKLB gene encoding beta-citrylglutamate synthase B isoform X1 — its product is MVLALFLCISGLRINGELITAYPQVVVVRVPTPWVQSDSDITVLRHLEKMGCRLMNRPQAILNCVNKFWTFQELAGHGVPLPDTFSYGGHENFAKMIDEAEVLEFPMVVKNTRGHRGKAVFLARDKHHLADLSHLIRHEAPYLFQKYVKESHGRDVRVIVVGGRVVGTMLRCSTDGRMQSNCSLGGVGMMCSLSEQGKQLAIQVSNILGMDVCGIDLLMKDDGSFCVCEANANVGFIAFDKACNLDVAGIIADYAASLLPSGRLTRRMSLLSVVSTASETSEPELGPPASTAVDNMSASSSSVDSDPESTERELLTKLPGGLFNMNQLLANEIKLLVD